From the genome of Dickeya aquatica, one region includes:
- a CDS encoding type II toxin-antitoxin system CcdA family antitoxin: MTAKQRNTQSVTMTVERALLLRAREAGINLSATLTAALDAELRRHEAKKWQEENREAIDALNRFHDEHGCFSDEYRTF, translated from the coding sequence ATGACCGCGAAACAACGTAACACGCAGAGCGTGACCATGACGGTCGAGCGTGCCTTACTGCTCCGGGCGCGTGAAGCGGGCATTAACCTGAGTGCTACCCTGACAGCCGCTCTGGATGCAGAGCTTCGCCGTCATGAAGCGAAAAAATGGCAGGAAGAGAACAGGGAGGCCATCGACGCATTAAATCGTTTTCATGATGAACACGGCTGTTTCAGTGATGAATACAGGACGTTTTAA